In Xylanibacter ruminicola 23, a single genomic region encodes these proteins:
- a CDS encoding MFS transporter: MKQKPIFSALPILFGFFIMGFCDIVGISSDYVQRSFGWSPVMTGFVPSLVFIWFLFLSIPVGNQMNRWGRKNTVLLSMGITVVGMLLPLVTYNSTTCMLAYALLGIGNAILQVSLNPLLNNVITDDKLLTSSLTAGQVIKAISSLVGPEIVLLAVNYGGEDKWYYCFPLLGFTTLLSAVWLMLTPIKREPAVAESQVSLSSSFALLKNQTILQLFLGIFFIVGVDVGTNYISSKLMAMRFGWDEDAVKFAPQVYFFCRTIGALIGVFALSRVASIKYFRVNILCCIAALLVMLTVEHDMVNLACIGAVGFFASSVFSIIYSKAIQAQPDKANQISGLMITAVAGGGVVTPVIGFAIGAIGIIGGILVTLCCVLYLTYCAFGHAGSCMGHGPF, from the coding sequence ATGAAACAAAAACCGATTTTTTCTGCCCTCCCGATACTGTTCGGGTTCTTTATCATGGGCTTCTGCGATATCGTAGGCATCTCGTCCGACTATGTACAGCGCAGTTTCGGATGGTCGCCAGTGATGACAGGCTTCGTGCCTTCGCTGGTATTTATCTGGTTTCTGTTCCTCAGCATCCCTGTGGGCAATCAGATGAACAGATGGGGCCGCAAAAACACCGTTCTGCTGAGTATGGGTATCACCGTGGTGGGCATGCTCCTGCCGCTGGTGACCTATAACAGCACAACCTGCATGCTTGCCTATGCCCTGCTGGGCATTGGCAACGCCATTCTGCAAGTATCGCTGAATCCGCTGTTGAATAATGTGATAACCGATGATAAACTCCTGACCAGCAGTCTTACTGCCGGTCAGGTTATCAAGGCAATATCCTCACTGGTAGGTCCGGAAATCGTACTGCTGGCAGTAAACTATGGCGGCGAGGATAAGTGGTACTACTGTTTCCCGCTATTGGGTTTCACCACCCTACTGTCGGCGGTTTGGCTGATGCTCACCCCTATCAAGCGCGAACCAGCTGTTGCCGAGAGCCAGGTATCCCTTTCTTCTTCGTTCGCATTACTGAAGAATCAAACGATACTTCAGCTGTTTCTGGGCATTTTCTTTATCGTGGGTGTTGATGTGGGCACCAATTACATCAGTTCCAAACTGATGGCCATGCGGTTCGGATGGGATGAGGACGCAGTAAAGTTTGCACCTCAGGTTTATTTCTTCTGTCGAACCATAGGCGCCTTGATAGGTGTGTTTGCGCTGTCGCGCGTGGCAAGCATCAAGTATTTCAGAGTCAATATCCTGTGTTGCATCGCTGCGCTGCTGGTGATGCTGACAGTAGAGCACGATATGGTTAACCTGGCATGCATCGGGGCCGTGGGCTTTTTTGCCTCGTCGGTATTCTCTATCATCTATTCGAAGGCCATCCAGGCTCAACCCGACAAAGCCAATCAGATTTCAGGACTGATGATAACTGCCGTTGCAGGCGGCGGTGTGGTCACCCCTGTGATTGGTTTCGCCATTGGCGCCATAGGCATCATCGGCGGCATCCTTGTAACGCTGTGCTGCGTGCTTTATCTCACCTATTGTGCTTTTGGTCACGCAGGCAGCTGCATGGGCCACGGACCATTCTAA
- a CDS encoding S41 family peptidase, translating to MKKRLMIALCAMALSTTATMAQKTSDHNFEVAKQLDILNHVYKNLDLLYVDTLNPKETVGTAINAMLRSLDPYTEYYAQDETKNLRQMLTGKYAGIGAVVRKHQKLDRVVIDEPYENMPAAEAGLKKGDIILSIDDSMMISKEVGYVSSHLRGEPGTTFVLKAMRPSTGKLMNFKITRRNIKLPELPYYGVKDGVGYIVLNQFTEGCAKEVRRAFVDLKKQGATSLIFDLRGNGGGSEQEAVDILNIWLAKGVKVVENRGKLRQASKGYETRVEPVDTVMPMVVLVNSETASASEITSGALQDLDRAIILGTRTYGKGLVQIPIDLPYNTNMKVTTSKYYIPSGRCIQAYNYKRGMGYQEHIPDSLTKVFYTRNGREVRDGGGIMPDVELKGDTIPNIAFYLSASGQDSTEVMFDYVVDYIAKHPQIAPATEFHISAADWQEFKARVIKSGFTYDPVSKKQLAELVKTAKFEGYYDDAKQTFDELEKQLNHNVATDLDKHEKVLRQVLETDIIAAYYYQRGTIEAALAYDKQVKEAIRLLKNQEEYKKILQPKKPKQTAQLIQLQKKSPVNITKNAPKRMIFSDLA from the coding sequence ATGAAGAAACGATTAATGATAGCTCTTTGCGCGATGGCCCTATCCACCACCGCCACAATGGCCCAGAAAACCAGCGACCATAACTTTGAGGTGGCTAAGCAGCTGGATATACTGAACCACGTATATAAGAATCTGGACCTGCTGTATGTGGATACGCTGAACCCCAAGGAAACGGTGGGCACAGCCATTAACGCCATGTTACGCAGTCTTGACCCCTATACCGAATACTACGCACAGGACGAAACCAAGAACCTGCGACAGATGCTTACAGGAAAGTATGCAGGTATAGGCGCCGTGGTGCGCAAACACCAGAAACTGGACCGTGTGGTGATTGACGAGCCATACGAGAACATGCCAGCCGCCGAGGCCGGACTGAAGAAGGGCGACATCATACTGAGTATCGACGACTCGATGATGATATCGAAAGAGGTGGGCTACGTGAGCAGTCATCTGCGTGGCGAGCCTGGCACTACCTTTGTACTGAAGGCCATGCGCCCCAGCACAGGTAAGCTGATGAACTTTAAGATTACACGTCGCAACATCAAACTTCCCGAACTGCCCTACTACGGTGTAAAGGATGGCGTGGGCTACATTGTACTGAACCAGTTTACCGAGGGATGCGCCAAGGAGGTGCGTCGTGCATTTGTGGATTTGAAGAAACAGGGTGCCACATCGCTGATATTCGACCTGCGCGGCAATGGCGGCGGATCGGAGCAGGAGGCTGTGGATATCTTGAACATCTGGCTGGCAAAAGGCGTAAAGGTAGTTGAGAACCGAGGCAAACTGCGCCAGGCCAGCAAGGGATACGAAACGCGCGTAGAGCCCGTTGACACCGTGATGCCCATGGTGGTGCTGGTGAACAGCGAGACGGCATCGGCCAGCGAGATTACCAGCGGCGCGCTGCAGGATTTGGATCGCGCCATTATATTAGGTACGCGTACGTATGGCAAGGGATTGGTACAGATACCTATCGACCTGCCTTACAATACCAACATGAAGGTAACCACCTCGAAATACTACATCCCCAGCGGACGCTGCATTCAGGCTTACAACTACAAGCGCGGCATGGGCTATCAGGAGCATATACCCGATTCGCTCACCAAGGTGTTCTACACCCGCAACGGTCGCGAGGTGCGCGATGGCGGTGGCATTATGCCCGATGTAGAGCTGAAGGGCGACACCATACCTAACATTGCCTTCTACCTGAGTGCCAGCGGACAGGACTCAACCGAGGTGATGTTCGACTACGTGGTGGATTACATTGCCAAGCACCCACAGATAGCACCTGCTACCGAGTTCCACATCAGCGCTGCCGACTGGCAGGAGTTTAAGGCCCGCGTCATCAAGAGCGGTTTTACTTACGACCCCGTGAGCAAGAAGCAGTTGGCCGAACTGGTAAAGACAGCTAAGTTTGAGGGCTACTACGATGATGCCAAGCAGACTTTTGACGAGCTGGAGAAGCAGCTGAACCACAACGTGGCTACCGATCTGGACAAGCACGAGAAGGTGCTGCGACAGGTGCTGGAGACTGATATCATCGCCGCCTACTACTACCAGCGCGGCACCATCGAGGCTGCCCTGGCCTACGACAAACAGGTGAAAGAGGCCATACGCCTGCTGAAGAATCAGGAGGAGTACAAGAAAAT